A portion of the Leptospira terpstrae serovar Hualin str. LT 11-33 = ATCC 700639 genome contains these proteins:
- a CDS encoding molybdenum cofactor guanylyltransferase — protein sequence MEVQNGHKAVWMILTTINPTFVLLVGGQSVRMGEDKGFVSITPDSHFLSQILEKLNAFSTSIYVSLRKEQLDSYAKYLQKSSLILDQNLPVEGPLKGILSSYLYLKEHNRFNDFIFVLPIDIPFIEIKTIQRLLDKHHEQKAPVSGIFYESHSGLEPLCGIYSTLSLSKWTESLSLPGIQEFSLQKRIKNLDPKPVFIKLPSEEEYNFRNINSKKDL from the coding sequence ATGGAAGTTCAGAATGGTCACAAGGCTGTTTGGATGATACTCACAACCATTAATCCAACTTTTGTTCTTCTTGTTGGAGGACAAAGTGTACGAATGGGAGAAGATAAAGGTTTTGTATCAATCACTCCCGATTCTCATTTTCTAAGCCAGATTTTAGAAAAGCTGAATGCGTTCAGTACTTCTATTTATGTTTCACTTCGCAAGGAACAGTTGGATTCTTATGCTAAGTATTTACAAAAATCCTCACTCATTCTAGATCAAAACCTTCCCGTAGAAGGTCCGCTCAAAGGAATCTTATCTTCCTATTTATATTTAAAAGAACATAATCGCTTCAATGATTTTATCTTTGTATTACCAATTGATATACCCTTTATTGAAATTAAAACCATTCAAAGATTGTTAGATAAACACCATGAACAAAAAGCACCTGTATCTGGAATTTTTTATGAGTCCCATTCAGGTTTAGAACCCTTATGTGGGATCTATTCTACTTTATCCTTGTCTAAGTGGACGGAATCATTATCCCTTCCGGGAATACAGGAATTTTCATTGCAGAAAAGAATTAAAAATTTAGATCCAAAACCTGTTTTCATAAAACTTCCCTCTGAAGAAGAATATAATTTTAGAAATATAAACTCAAAAAAGGATCTATAG
- a CDS encoding HAD family hydrolase — MSFFKRKKNWIFDMDGTLTIAKHDFDAIKIELKIPLDTDILTSLSKLPELEAKKKHIQLDEIELKIAKLSIPSPGSSEILNELKTQSTNIGILTRNSFSNSIETLKAAGLIDFFHPDFIFCRERALPKPNPEGIFRLMELWNAIPEETVMIGDYVFDLEAGAGACVDTIYIDPTGEFPFKHAATHCIRELGEILKL; from the coding sequence GTGAGTTTTTTTAAAAGAAAAAAAAATTGGATATTTGATATGGATGGAACCCTAACCATCGCAAAACACGACTTTGATGCTATAAAGATAGAACTAAAAATTCCACTAGATACTGATATCCTTACTTCCCTATCTAAACTTCCAGAACTAGAGGCAAAAAAGAAACATATCCAACTAGATGAAATTGAACTTAAAATTGCCAAATTATCAATTCCGTCCCCAGGAAGTTCTGAAATCTTAAACGAACTCAAAACACAATCAACCAACATAGGGATCCTAACTAGGAATAGTTTTTCCAACTCCATTGAAACTTTAAAGGCAGCGGGTTTAATCGATTTCTTTCATCCCGATTTTATTTTTTGTAGAGAACGTGCCTTGCCAAAACCAAATCCCGAAGGGATTTTCCGGTTGATGGAACTTTGGAATGCTATTCCAGAAGAGACGGTGATGATTGGTGATTATGTTTTTGATTTAGAAGCTGGTGCTGGTGCCTGTGTCGATACCATCTACATTGACCCTACAGGTGAATTCCCATTCAAACATGCAGCCACACATTGCATCAGGGAGTTAGGCGAAATCCTAAAATTATAA